One segment of Desulfobacterales bacterium DNA contains the following:
- a CDS encoding VTT domain-containing protein, with protein MKTTRARILFWFLFLSLASFALLILLAWDDTLAGRVLFHFQQVRDNSVRIRAAIREYGNLGPLVFMGLQILQVIFAPVPGEATGILGGYLFGALPGFLYSSLALTIGSGLAYLMGRLLGNAFHDRITSTRLYVRFNKLVVSNDCMVPFILFLLPGFPKDSLSYLLGMSIMPLRVFIFIAGVARLPGTLVLSLQGDQFYRENYLGLLLMVLFSLAISLPCFYYRKKILKYLLKSQKKSAQK; from the coding sequence ATGAAAACGACCCGGGCGCGTATCCTCTTCTGGTTTCTCTTCTTAAGCCTGGCCTCCTTTGCCCTGCTCATTCTGCTGGCCTGGGACGATACCCTGGCGGGCCGGGTCCTGTTCCATTTCCAGCAGGTCAGGGACAACAGCGTCCGGATCCGGGCCGCGATCCGCGAGTACGGCAACCTCGGCCCCCTGGTCTTCATGGGCCTGCAGATCCTGCAGGTGATCTTCGCGCCGGTGCCGGGCGAGGCCACCGGCATCCTGGGCGGTTATCTGTTCGGCGCCCTGCCCGGGTTCCTCTACTCCAGCCTGGCCCTGACCATCGGCTCCGGCCTGGCCTATCTGATGGGCCGGTTGCTGGGCAATGCCTTTCACGACAGAATAACCAGCACCAGGCTCTATGTACGCTTCAACAAGCTGGTGGTGAGCAACGACTGCATGGTCCCATTTATCCTCTTTCTCCTGCCCGGGTTCCCCAAGGACTCGCTCTCCTATCTCCTGGGGATGAGCATCATGCCCCTGCGGGTTTTTATCTTCATCGCCGGGGTGGCCCGGCTGCCCGGCACCCTGGTCCTCTCCCTGCAGGGGGACCAGTTCTACCGGGAGAACTACCTCGGGCTGCTGCTGATGGTGCTCTTTTCCCTGGCCATTTCGCTGCCATGCTTTTATTATCGCAAGAAAATTTTGAAATATCTGCTCAAGTCCCAGAAAAAGTCAGCCCAGAAATAA